One Haloterrigena salifodinae DNA window includes the following coding sequences:
- a CDS encoding HVO_0758 family zinc finger protein, giving the protein MKSVRKALRDGELDKDTYDRLVCGDCEKALKTENDPDQIKTVRTCPECDAEWKEIR; this is encoded by the coding sequence ATGAAATCAGTCCGGAAGGCACTCCGCGACGGCGAACTCGACAAGGACACCTACGACCGGCTCGTCTGCGGCGACTGCGAGAAGGCCCTGAAGACCGAAAACGACCCGGACCAGATCAAGACGGTTCGCACCTGTCCGGAGTGCGACGCCGAGTGGAAGGAAATTCGCTGA
- a CDS encoding glycosyl transferase family 2 — MEYVQERIATLHEFGGTAGRDGNLAHAAADAVAETAVVVPMTAREHENPAAERVLSELESLDPTPTAVFVPVRADADEIGPFRNWLESFSLPIRVLWCNAPRVDALLADAGLDGEFGKGRDVWLALGPAADAGEYVVVHDADARSYEAGHVPRLLAPLTMDYAFSKGYYARVEDGRLYGRLFRLFYAPLVRALADRHDAPILDYLRAFRYPLAGEFAATAALARRLRAPRAWGLEVGTLGDAFDAAGFDGAAQVDLGRHEHDHRAVAGETGLEGMSREVAGELLRVVEERGVDPDYETLQERYLAAGDRLIEQYRADAAFNGLAYDPAAERDQLARYAGSIAPPDPDRRLPSWTDAPVTPEAIVSATLAVRNA, encoded by the coding sequence ATGGAGTACGTTCAGGAGCGGATCGCGACGCTCCACGAGTTCGGCGGGACCGCCGGCCGCGACGGCAACCTCGCCCACGCGGCCGCCGACGCCGTCGCCGAGACGGCCGTCGTCGTCCCGATGACCGCCCGCGAACACGAGAATCCCGCCGCCGAACGCGTTCTCTCGGAACTCGAGTCCCTCGATCCCACCCCGACCGCCGTCTTCGTTCCCGTCCGCGCCGACGCCGACGAGATCGGCCCGTTTCGCAACTGGCTCGAGTCCTTCTCGCTGCCGATTCGCGTCCTGTGGTGTAACGCTCCTCGAGTCGACGCCCTGCTGGCCGACGCGGGGTTGGACGGCGAGTTCGGCAAGGGCCGGGACGTCTGGCTCGCGCTCGGACCCGCCGCCGACGCCGGCGAGTACGTCGTCGTCCACGACGCCGACGCCAGGAGCTACGAGGCCGGCCACGTCCCGCGCCTGCTCGCGCCGCTGACGATGGACTACGCCTTCTCGAAGGGGTACTACGCCCGCGTCGAGGACGGCCGGCTCTACGGGCGGCTCTTCCGACTGTTCTACGCCCCGCTCGTTCGCGCGCTCGCCGACCGCCACGACGCGCCGATCCTCGACTACCTCCGGGCCTTCCGGTATCCGCTCGCCGGCGAGTTCGCCGCCACGGCCGCCCTCGCCCGTCGGCTCCGCGCGCCGCGGGCCTGGGGCCTCGAGGTCGGAACCCTCGGCGACGCCTTCGACGCGGCCGGGTTCGACGGCGCCGCACAGGTCGACCTCGGGCGCCACGAACACGACCACCGCGCGGTCGCCGGCGAGACCGGCCTCGAGGGGATGAGCCGCGAGGTGGCCGGAGAGCTGCTTCGCGTCGTCGAGGAGCGCGGCGTTGATCCCGACTACGAGACCCTCCAGGAGCGGTACCTCGCGGCCGGCGATCGGCTGATCGAGCAGTACCGCGCCGACGCAGCGTTCAACGGACTCGCCTACGATCCCGCGGCCGAACGGGACCAGCTCGCCCGCTACGCCGGCTCGATCGCGCCGCCCGACCCCGACCGCCGGCTGCCGTCGTGGACGGACGCGCCGGTGACGCCCGAGGCGATCGTCTCGGCCACGCTGGCGGTCCGTAACGCGTAA